The following is a genomic window from Deltaproteobacteria bacterium.
ACACGATGTTTCAGTTGCCACCGCCAGTCTTCCCATTCTTCCTCGGTGGCATCTTTCCACGGATTGCGTTGGAACTCCTCTTCTGCAGAGAGCTTGGCCTCTGCATGACTAACCGTCCTGATAGGCTCCTGCTGGAGCACAGTACTGCCTGCAACGTTCATGGTCCCCTCTCAAGATCAAGTTTTGGACTTTGCAGTTCTTCCAAAGCCTTTTGGTAGGCGATTTTGTGTTTGAAACCGCTCTATAAATATTTCCAAATTAATTCAAGCTTCTTAAAATCTTCTTCGCTGTATTCCCTGGTTTCAAGTTCCCCCATAGGAATCCGTTTCGGCTTGATATACCCTTTCTGCTCTAAGTAATAAAGCTTATGCCTTGGAATATTTAATTTTTTTAGTATGTCTGAAGTCCTCATGGGTATTCTCCAGAGGATCCTTATCTTATTTGAAGTAGCCAAATAGTTATAAGTTTAAATTTATAAATAGATATAGATCTATTTTTCTACAGATTATGTCATAAAAAAACCCTTGTCAAGAAAAAAATGAAGGGTTTTTAAAAAAAAGATGCTTATCAATGAATTGCGAAGGCAGAATTAATAAAACAGGAGCCAGATTTTCCAAAAAAGCGGGATTATTCTGGATTCTGGCCCATGCTTTGTTATAAATTTAAATTTAATAGGACGCAGATTGGCGCAGATAACAACGGATCATTATTTTCTTTTAGTTTATCCTGATAATCTGTGTACATCCGTGTCCAAAAAGGAAATTCCTATACAATCGATTTTGGCTAAAAAATATCTTTAAAAACCGCACCAGTACCAGCGGACGTCACCATCTGGGCATACCGGGCTGCATAGCCGAATTTTATCTTCGGCTTTGGCGGCTTCCAATTTTTTTTCCTTTTTTTGATTTCCTCCTCACTAACCAGGAGAATTAGCTTTTTTTTCGGAATATTGATCGATATCCGGTCCCCATTCTTTACCAACGCAATCAACCCTCCTTCGGCAGCTTCAGGTGAGACATGCCCGATGGCTGCACCCCGGGAGCCCCCACTGAACCTTCCGTCGGTGATCAAGGCTACATCTTTATCCAGCCCCATACCGACAATTGCGGAAGTGGGAGAAAGCATTTCCCGCATCCCCGGCCCGCCTTTGGGGCCCTCGTAGCGAACCACCACGATATGGCCGGGCTTCACCTTGCCTTTCAGGATGGCTTCCATGGTTTCTTCTTCGGACTCAAAGACAATGGCTGTGCCTTCATTCACCATCATCTCGGGTGCTACGGCGGATTGTTTCACCACTGCCCCGCCGGGAGCCAAATTTCCCCTCAAGATGGCCAGGCCTCCTTCTTTATGGTAAGGGTCATGGATGGACCGGATCACTCCATAATCCTTGACTTTAACTCCTTTCAAATTCCGGCCCAAATTTTTGCCGGTGGCAGTCATTACCGTCTTATCAATCTCCCCCAGCTTGGCCAATTCAACCATCACCGCTGGGACGCCTCCGGCGGCATCAAGGTCTTGCAGGTGGTAAGGGCCGGCAGGGCTGAGAAAGCAGAGGTGCGGAGTTTTATCGCTGATGGTATTGAAGAGGTCCAGGTTCAAGTCAATTTTCGCTTCATGGGCAATAGCCGGGAGGTGCAAAACGGTGTTGGTGGAACATCCCAGCGCCATGTCCACAGCTATGGCATTCTGGAAAGCATTGAGGGTGGCAATGTCCTGCGCGCGGATGTTCTTTTTCCAGAGCTCCATAATTTTTGTTCCGGCCATTTTGGCCAGCCGAATGCGGGCAGCCATCACTGCGGGAATTGTCCCGTTCCCCGGAAGAGCCAAACCCAGAGCTTCAGACAAACAGTTCATCGAGTTGGCCGTAAACATGCCCGCACAGGAACCGCAACCCGGGCATGCGCATTCTTCCAGGTCTTTCAATTGGGCTTCTGTCCATTCACCTCGGGCCACTCGGCCCACGCCTTCGAAGACGCCGATCAAATCTACTGCTTTTTCTTCAAATTTACCCGCTAGCATAGGCCCGCCGCTGATCACAAGGGAAGGAAGGTTTAACCGCATGGCAGCCATAAGCATTCCGGGGACGATCTTGTCGCAGTTGGGAACAAGGACCAAGGCATCGAAAGGATGGGCGGTGGCCATAACTTCAACCGAGTCAGCGATCAGCTCCCGGCTGGCCAGAGAATATTTCATCCCCTCATGGTTCATGGCGATCCCGTCACAAACACCGATCGTGCAGAATTCTATGGGAGTCCCCCCAGCCATGCGCACCCCAGCTTTCACGGCCTCGACGATTTTATCCAGGTGGATATGGCCGGGAATGATCTCATTGGCTGAATTGGCAATGCCGACCATCGGTCGGCGGATTTCTTCATCAGTAAGGCCCATGGCCTTAAAGAGAGAACGGTGAGGCGCTTTCTCTAACCCCTTCTTCATCAAATCGCTACGCATGGTCAACCCTCCGCATGGATGCAAATATTTATAAAAAATGAGAGTTGCATCATATCTTTGCCAAAATCCTTCTGTCAACCGCAAATTTTGCCTCGCCCACCACCATTTTTTAAAAGGTTGTGTTTTTATTCCAGGCGGTACGCCGGTCCGTGCGGAGATAGCCCCTGGCTTGGCCGAATGAGGCAGCATTCCTTCCATGGGATACGGCGGGAAATGGAATAAAATTCTGTGACCAATTCTTTTCCATAGTCATCGACCCAGGAAAGCTTCCTTTCCCGCCTTCCTTGGCGGAAGGCAAGCACGGGTTCGCAACAGATCTTTTTCCCGCCGGTGCTCCCTCTTTCATCACCCTCCCGTCCGGGCCCCGTTAAACAAAGT
Proteins encoded in this region:
- the ilvD gene encoding dihydroxy-acid dehydratase gives rise to the protein MRSDLMKKGLEKAPHRSLFKAMGLTDEEIRRPMVGIANSANEIIPGHIHLDKIVEAVKAGVRMAGGTPIEFCTIGVCDGIAMNHEGMKYSLASRELIADSVEVMATAHPFDALVLVPNCDKIVPGMLMAAMRLNLPSLVISGGPMLAGKFEEKAVDLIGVFEGVGRVARGEWTEAQLKDLEECACPGCGSCAGMFTANSMNCLSEALGLALPGNGTIPAVMAARIRLAKMAGTKIMELWKKNIRAQDIATLNAFQNAIAVDMALGCSTNTVLHLPAIAHEAKIDLNLDLFNTISDKTPHLCFLSPAGPYHLQDLDAAGGVPAVMVELAKLGEIDKTVMTATGKNLGRNLKGVKVKDYGVIRSIHDPYHKEGGLAILRGNLAPGGAVVKQSAVAPEMMVNEGTAIVFESEEETMEAILKGKVKPGHIVVVRYEGPKGGPGMREMLSPTSAIVGMGLDKDVALITDGRFSGGSRGAAIGHVSPEAAEGGLIALVKNGDRISINIPKKKLILLVSEEEIKKRKKNWKPPKPKIKFGYAARYAQMVTSAGTGAVFKDIF
- a CDS encoding MerR family transcriptional regulator, with product MRTSDILKKLNIPRHKLYYLEQKGYIKPKRIPMGELETREYSEEDFKKLELIWKYL